One window of Candidatus Omnitrophota bacterium genomic DNA carries:
- a CDS encoding Ig-like domain-containing protein, which yields MSVVSAPCTADFSYANTPPIAETIQIEVSQNQPKDIVLQGSDPDGDPIVYTIVSYPAYGALTGALPDLTYTPSAEYYGADSFTFKVNDGAADSEIATIFIIVTPDVTLDVYAEEEIRDIYPTVIGGNEVYHYSSILWLMYDYSKDSNLSKMCWRVHLSDNGWGIKWDTNLIDQRSVISTYNLEGLNGSSQVFVPPDGFYTTYDNVDHNQGNKFVVDYWEATDMDHSGVVIKGTQAANAYQRVIFAQKPAIPLYVRLDVKIDSARTFRSINSGWVLLNNDNNFEVRFTNDRRLDIRCRDTLNKIKQLALSPVLELDRYYSIEVYYGNNECAYWLDGSEIDRASLTTRANIQEVDFGSVRSDIAGAEGQIHVDALRVDDSYIGNNVKRPWQYPYKAVYTFDNNLRTIDDLAKMSERLGVTLLWGIPAPNKTRPGYVENTDATGWDWQTMQYYVDMVEYLDGVADPDYAEKVKTLDWTHSTPDDNWANLRAARGRVEPYNQIYFEFGNEPYYAGGWRWTDAATGQYVTDLDGYGNEFVAFATKVHAINGNIKLGIHTMSGGSNNDWFDKLLPIAHDHIGFISIFHYYLFYHDSVQGLVPPIEHWLGIPVGENNTWRYYLGNNRREWVQAPFGKSNPVEGADHSIYLPYYARFKIDQHLSDRPDHASIPLAITEYGYFGNAGYGEENWIGTAIHRASWIENNIKSGVAIGNSWSSLASQRFGHGIISLHNNPEGGIEITPSYYLFRMMADHLGTRLLKSDMLSTITPYWWQRDPAKDQPGQGFDIPYVTSWASIDAEKKKIYITFINRSQVYPANISVKLHGIVPSDTVKVFMLNGNSIGDDNEITNEGSRYTWWLPASDSNDNPNNIVTKEYSASITGNSFSYTIPKLSVTIFEITKSGVETNNGPIFTLRADGDGIRDTVINFGPSYGVWARYGNGSWERLHELSPDSMASGDIDGDTIDDIAMDFGPSYGIWVRYGNGSWGQLHNLSCEHMAICDLDGDNLGETAIDFGPDYGIWARHYDGTWDLVSDVSPESIATGDIDGNGKDDMVIDFGASYGIWARHDDGTWDLVSDVSPDLMAAGDLDGDGKDDLVIDFGTQHGIWVRYGNGNWEKIHDLST from the coding sequence ATGAGCGTCGTGTCAGCCCCTTGCACAGCCGACTTCTCTTATGCAAATACTCCTCCTATCGCGGAGACAATCCAAATAGAGGTGTCTCAGAACCAGCCAAAAGACATAGTGCTTCAGGGAAGCGACCCTGATGGCGATCCTATAGTATATACGATAGTGTCATACCCCGCCTATGGCGCGCTCACCGGCGCACTGCCTGATCTCACATATACGCCTTCTGCCGAATATTATGGCGCTGATTCATTCACCTTTAAAGTAAATGACGGTGCAGCCGATTCAGAGATAGCGACGATATTCATTATCGTGACACCTGACGTTACTTTGGATGTGTACGCCGAAGAGGAGATACGCGATATCTATCCGACCGTCATCGGAGGCAACGAAGTGTACCATTACTCAAGCATATTGTGGCTCATGTATGATTATTCTAAGGATAGCAACCTTTCAAAGATGTGCTGGCGCGTGCATCTCTCCGACAATGGGTGGGGCATAAAATGGGATACCAATCTTATCGACCAGCGCTCGGTGATATCCACATATAATCTCGAAGGCCTTAACGGCTCCTCTCAGGTTTTCGTCCCACCTGACGGGTTTTATACAACTTACGATAATGTCGATCATAACCAGGGTAATAAATTTGTGGTGGATTACTGGGAAGCTACGGATATGGACCATTCGGGAGTGGTGATAAAAGGCACTCAGGCCGCCAACGCATACCAGAGGGTCATATTCGCCCAGAAACCTGCGATACCGCTATATGTGCGTCTCGATGTGAAGATAGACAGCGCGCGCACATTTCGCTCGATCAATTCCGGATGGGTATTGTTGAATAATGATAATAACTTTGAGGTCCGTTTTACCAATGACAGGCGGCTTGATATACGCTGCCGCGATACCCTGAATAAAATAAAACAGCTGGCCCTCTCGCCTGTCCTTGAGCTTGACCGTTATTATTCCATCGAGGTATATTACGGCAATAACGAATGCGCCTATTGGCTGGACGGTTCAGAAATAGACAGGGCATCGCTCACCACAAGAGCGAATATACAGGAAGTTGACTTCGGCTCGGTGAGATCTGATATAGCCGGGGCGGAGGGGCAGATACACGTAGATGCATTACGGGTAGATGACAGTTACATAGGTAATAATGTCAAAAGGCCATGGCAATATCCATATAAAGCGGTATACACTTTCGATAACAACCTCCGCACCATAGACGATCTGGCAAAGATGTCCGAACGGCTCGGGGTGACGCTCCTGTGGGGAATACCCGCACCTAATAAAACAAGACCGGGATATGTGGAAAACACCGACGCCACCGGCTGGGATTGGCAGACAATGCAATATTACGTGGATATGGTCGAATACCTCGATGGGGTGGCGGATCCGGACTATGCAGAAAAGGTGAAGACGCTCGACTGGACACATAGCACGCCGGATGACAACTGGGCCAACTTGCGCGCCGCGCGCGGCAGGGTAGAACCCTACAACCAGATATACTTTGAATTCGGCAATGAACCTTATTATGCCGGCGGCTGGAGGTGGACGGACGCCGCGACGGGCCAATATGTAACGGATCTGGATGGCTATGGGAATGAGTTTGTCGCCTTCGCGACAAAAGTGCATGCCATTAACGGCAATATAAAATTAGGGATCCACACCATGTCGGGCGGCAGCAACAATGACTGGTTCGATAAACTGCTGCCGATAGCCCATGACCATATAGGGTTCATCAGCATATTCCATTATTATTTGTTTTATCACGACTCGGTACAGGGGCTTGTCCCCCCTATCGAGCACTGGCTGGGCATCCCGGTAGGCGAGAATAACACCTGGCGCTACTATCTCGGAAACAACAGAAGAGAATGGGTACAGGCGCCTTTTGGAAAAAGCAATCCTGTAGAGGGGGCGGACCACAGCATATACCTGCCTTATTACGCCCGCTTTAAAATAGACCAACATCTTTCAGACCGCCCTGACCATGCCTCGATCCCGCTCGCCATAACGGAATACGGCTATTTTGGCAATGCGGGGTACGGTGAGGAAAACTGGATAGGCACCGCCATACACCGCGCAAGCTGGATAGAAAATAATATAAAATCGGGTGTTGCAATAGGGAATTCCTGGAGCAGTCTGGCAAGCCAGCGGTTTGGCCATGGGATCATCTCGCTCCATAACAACCCCGAAGGAGGGATAGAAATAACGCCTTCTTATTATCTTTTCAGGATGATGGCAGATCACCTGGGAACCAGATTACTAAAGTCCGATATGTTGAGCACCATAACACCGTACTGGTGGCAGAGGGACCCCGCAAAAGACCAGCCGGGACAGGGCTTTGATATCCCTTACGTTACTTCCTGGGCGTCTATAGATGCGGAAAAAAAGAAGATATACATTACCTTTATCAATAGGAGCCAGGTCTACCCCGCTAATATATCGGTCAAATTACACGGAATTGTGCCGTCTGACACAGTAAAAGTTTTTATGCTGAATGGGAACAGCATCGGCGATGATAATGAGATTACGAACGAGGGCAGCAGATACACATGGTGGCTGCCTGCCTCAGACAGTAATGACAATCCAAATAACATAGTAACGAAAGAGTATTCCGCTTCAATCACCGGCAATTCATTCAGTTATACTATCCCTAAATTATCTGTCACTATCTTTGAAATTACAAAATCCGGCGTTGAAACAAACAATGGCCCTATATTTACATTGCGTGCCGACGGAGATGGTATAAGGGACACCGTCATCAACTTCGGTCCCTCATACGGGGTATGGGCAAGGTATGGCAACGGCTCATGGGAACGCCTGCATGAGCTCTCCCCCGATTCAATGGCCTCGGGGGATATTGACGGTGACACCATAGACGATATAGCCATGGACTTCGGCCCCTCTTACGGGATATGGGTGAGGTACGGCAACGGCTCATGGGGTCAGCTGCATAACTTGAGCTGCGAACATATGGCTATATGCGACCTCGATGGGGATAACCTCGGGGAGACAGCGATCGACTTCGGGCCGGATTACGGCATATGGGCCAGGCACTATGACGGGACATGGGACCTGGTGAGCGATGTAAGCCCGGAATCTATTGCCACGGGAGACATTGACGGTAACGGCAAGGATGATATGGTGATCGACTTCGGCGCCTCTTACGGCATATGGGCCAGGCACGATGACGGCACATGGGACCTGGTGAGCGATGTAAGCCCCGACTTGATGGCCGCCGGGGACCTTGACGGAGACGGCAAAGACGACCTGGTCATCGACTTCGGCACACAACACGGTATATGGGTCAGATACGGCAACGGCAACTGGGAGAAGATACACGATCTGAGCACGTAG
- a CDS encoding hemolysin family protein: protein MKTIFWLVTIIILLMLAALTAASETSIIAVSRLRLRRLASTGSKAAKTILKILETPERFFGTILVANNIVDTLLASIITVLMIAVVSDEKNGVVLATIVATFLIIVAEVAAKTLAARHSEKLSLLLVRPIKVFILILSPMVKVLAVITNAIVNLMSGPAAGKQALVTDEDIRALIKLGEEDNAPHRDKYRMLSKVFDFGETVVRSVMTPKKEMVSIDVNSKFDDIVDDVLESGYSRIPVYRDKPENIIGIINMKDLLSLSANKELVVLQDIVYPVTFVPDTKKVTELLKEFQKGHTHIALVTDPQGKVAGLITLEDVLEEIVGEIQDEYDIRNPA from the coding sequence ATGAAAACGATATTCTGGCTTGTCACGATCATTATATTGCTTATGCTGGCGGCATTGACGGCCGCCTCGGAGACCTCCATCATAGCGGTGAGCCGTCTCAGGCTGCGCCGGCTTGCTTCTACGGGCTCAAAGGCAGCCAAGACCATACTGAAGATACTGGAGACACCCGAAAGATTTTTTGGGACTATCCTTGTAGCGAACAATATCGTCGATACTCTGCTCGCCTCTATAATTACGGTATTGATGATCGCCGTTGTGTCGGACGAAAAGAACGGGGTGGTCCTCGCTACCATAGTAGCCACGTTCCTTATCATAGTAGCGGAAGTGGCCGCAAAGACGCTCGCGGCCAGACATTCCGAAAAACTTTCGCTTTTACTGGTCAGGCCCATAAAGGTCTTCATACTTATATTATCACCCATGGTGAAGGTCCTCGCTGTCATAACGAACGCGATAGTAAATTTGATGAGCGGTCCTGCGGCGGGAAAACAGGCGCTGGTTACGGATGAGGATATAAGGGCGCTGATCAAGCTGGGGGAGGAAGATAATGCGCCTCACAGGGACAAATACAGGATGCTTTCCAAGGTATTCGACTTCGGCGAGACCGTTGTACGCAGCGTGATGACGCCGAAGAAAGAGATGGTCTCTATTGACGTAAATTCCAAGTTCGACGACATCGTTGATGATGTGTTGGAATCGGGTTACTCGCGCATACCCGTATACAGAGATAAGCCCGAGAATATCATAGGCATTATAAATATGAAAGATCTCTTAAGCCTTTCCGCGAATAAAGAGCTGGTCGTCCTGCAGGATATCGTATATCCCGTTACCTTTGTGCCGGACACAAAGAAGGTGACGGAGCTGCTGAAGGAATTTCAGAAAGGGCACACCCACATAGCTCTCGTGACCGATCCTCAAGGGAAGGTCGCGGGTCTCATAACGCTGGAAGATGTGCTGGAAGAGATAGTGGGTGAGATACAGGACGAATACGATATCAGGAATCCCGCATAG
- a CDS encoding DUF502 domain-containing protein gives MSKVRRYFVTGVLITLPVFFTFYFLFIIFRFIDGIWGKVINFYLKKYLGFVVPGLGFILGILTVLVIGFIATNFFGKKIFRAIEGRLMRLPLIRQVYPATKQIVNSFISKDKPAFKKVVLVEYPSKGIWSVAFVTNDGFRNAKEKTGKDLVSVFIATSPSPFTGFLIFVPREDVKFLDISVEEGIKLIVSGGIINP, from the coding sequence ATGTCTAAAGTAAGGCGATATTTTGTCACAGGTGTATTGATAACGCTCCCGGTCTTCTTCACCTTCTACTTCCTTTTCATAATATTCAGGTTCATAGACGGCATATGGGGCAAGGTGATAAATTTCTACCTTAAGAAGTATCTCGGTTTCGTCGTCCCGGGCCTCGGTTTCATACTGGGCATATTGACGGTCCTGGTCATAGGGTTTATCGCGACAAATTTCTTTGGTAAGAAGATATTCCGGGCGATCGAGGGGAGATTGATGCGGCTTCCTCTCATCCGCCAGGTCTACCCGGCGACCAAGCAGATAGTTAACTCTTTCATTTCGAAAGATAAACCGGCCTTCAAGAAGGTCGTCCTGGTGGAATACCCGTCAAAAGGGATATGGTCCGTCGCCTTTGTGACCAATGACGGCTTCAGGAATGCCAAAGAAAAGACCGGGAAGGACCTGGTAAGTGTCTTCATCGCGACTAGCCCAAGCCCGTTCACAGGCTTTCTGATATTTGTGCCCAGGGAAGACGTGAAGTTCCTGGACATATCTGTCGAGGAAGGGATCAAACTCATAGTGTCGGGAGGGATAATCAACCCCTAA
- a CDS encoding Nramp family divalent metal transporter yields the protein MNDQEGIRKPAPWKSFLIFLSIMGPGIITANVDNDAGGITTYSVAGAHFGYSMLWVFLPMAVALIVIQEMCSRMGVVTGKGLADLIREKFGVKVTFYAMLAFIISNLTNTVSEFSGIAASCEIFGIPRYVSLPIAAVLVWWIVVKGTYKSVEKIFLAACVFYFSYIITGFMGHPDWGAVLKEASHPMFSWRQDYIFMLMGVIGTTIAPWMQFYQQSAVVEKGIPVKDYKYARLDVIIGGIVVSIVAVFIIISCAATLFKSGIRIENAKDAALALRPLAGDHCASLFAFGLLNASLFSAMILPLATAYSVCEGLGWETGVDKRLKEAPQFYFLFTALIIIGAGVIMMPGVNLVMVMLVSQAANSVFLPFVLVFMIILINDKHLMGEYRNSVFFNVVSWATCMIVAGLTIALAVTAFLPKR from the coding sequence ATGAACGATCAGGAAGGGATCCGGAAACCGGCTCCCTGGAAGAGTTTTCTTATATTTCTGAGCATCATGGGGCCCGGCATCATAACGGCAAATGTCGATAACGACGCCGGCGGCATCACGACGTATTCCGTGGCCGGGGCCCATTTCGGGTATTCGATGTTATGGGTGTTCTTGCCGATGGCCGTTGCCCTCATCGTTATTCAGGAGATGTGCTCCAGGATGGGTGTGGTGACAGGCAAGGGGCTGGCGGACCTGATACGCGAAAAGTTCGGAGTGAAAGTGACCTTTTACGCGATGCTGGCATTCATAATCTCGAACCTGACCAATACCGTATCCGAATTCTCCGGCATAGCGGCCAGTTGCGAGATATTCGGCATACCCCGTTACGTGTCATTGCCGATAGCGGCGGTGCTGGTATGGTGGATAGTGGTCAAGGGCACATATAAGTCAGTAGAGAAGATATTCCTGGCGGCATGCGTCTTCTATTTTTCGTACATCATCACGGGCTTTATGGGCCATCCTGACTGGGGAGCGGTCCTTAAGGAGGCGTCCCATCCTATGTTCAGCTGGCGCCAGGATTACATATTCATGCTCATGGGGGTCATAGGGACCACGATAGCGCCATGGATGCAGTTCTACCAGCAGTCGGCCGTTGTGGAGAAGGGAATACCGGTAAAGGATTATAAGTACGCGCGCCTGGACGTCATAATAGGAGGGATAGTCGTCAGCATAGTCGCGGTATTCATAATCATCTCCTGCGCCGCGACGCTCTTCAAGAGCGGCATAAGGATAGAGAACGCGAAAGACGCGGCCCTTGCGCTCCGGCCGCTGGCCGGCGACCATTGCGCCTCTCTCTTTGCTTTCGGGCTTCTGAACGCGTCCCTCTTCTCCGCCATGATCCTGCCGCTCGCTACCGCCTACTCCGTCTGCGAGGGGCTCGGCTGGGAAACGGGCGTCGATAAACGGTTGAAAGAGGCGCCGCAATTCTATTTCTTATTTACGGCGCTTATAATAATAGGCGCCGGGGTCATAATGATGCCGGGAGTGAACCTGGTGATGGTGATGCTCGTTTCGCAGGCAGCCAACTCCGTTTTTCTGCCTTTTGTCCTGGTATTTATGATCATCCTGATAAATGACAAACATCTCATGGGGGAATACAGGAATTCCGTATTTTTCAATGTCGTCTCCTGGGCCACTTGTATGATCGTGGCAGGATTGACTATCGCTTTAGCCGTCACCGCTTTTTTACCGAAAAGGTAA
- a CDS encoding CBS domain-containing protein has translation MAHLSVNGIESIRAKAQAMFINFSGILGKDVLCGDGTHLGRFWDVSVRSGEIYPRLDEIIVKRGSLRSSYASVPWSRVADIEDDLRLDARKEEIVFSPEPGEYEFLLRRDVLDQQVVDTYNHKVIRVNDVHLLRVDRDLMLAHVNIGLRGLVRRMGWERCVDLLVKNIFKKEAYLKNEELVSWKYIQPVSVNPASMTMKLAVSQKQLLSIPAADLSEIMFDLNSARRMVFFKALDAITKARIFENIEFEEQNMILKELDKKEAAQIITNMSPDEATDLLENLPRNMVENILTLMESAKAKKLSTLLGYSSDSAGGLMTTDFVSMSESTSVESAITYIKNETREFDTVPYIYVVDEKNHLKGATTVRRLLFAEPKDIVIKTVFQKTIYVHLKDSVKEVAYLMDKYKVSAIPVVDEKGVLHGIITMDDILSQVISIAWRKRPRAAKGI, from the coding sequence ATGGCACATCTATCTGTAAACGGTATAGAGTCCATAAGGGCCAAGGCACAGGCGATGTTCATTAATTTCTCCGGTATCCTGGGTAAGGATGTCCTGTGCGGCGACGGGACGCATCTCGGCCGGTTTTGGGACGTCTCCGTCAGGTCGGGCGAGATATACCCTCGGCTGGACGAGATCATAGTGAAGAGGGGCTCTTTGAGGTCTTCCTACGCGAGCGTACCGTGGTCGAGGGTGGCCGATATAGAGGACGACTTAAGGTTAGATGCCAGGAAGGAAGAGATCGTCTTCTCTCCGGAACCGGGAGAGTATGAGTTCCTCCTGCGCAGGGATGTCCTCGACCAGCAGGTGGTCGATACGTACAATCACAAGGTCATACGCGTGAACGACGTACACCTCCTCAGGGTCGACCGGGACCTCATGCTGGCCCACGTAAATATAGGTTTGAGGGGCCTGGTGCGGCGGATGGGCTGGGAAAGGTGCGTCGATCTCCTGGTAAAAAATATTTTTAAGAAAGAGGCGTATCTTAAGAACGAGGAGCTCGTTTCGTGGAAATATATCCAGCCGGTGTCCGTAAACCCCGCGAGTATGACAATGAAGCTGGCGGTTTCGCAGAAACAGCTCCTGTCGATACCGGCGGCTGACCTGAGCGAGATAATGTTCGACCTCAATTCTGCCAGACGGATGGTCTTTTTCAAGGCCCTGGATGCTATAACGAAGGCCAGGATCTTCGAAAATATAGAGTTCGAAGAGCAGAACATGATATTGAAAGAGCTGGATAAGAAAGAGGCGGCACAGATCATAACCAACATGTCTCCGGATGAGGCTACTGATCTCCTTGAGAACCTGCCCCGCAATATGGTCGAGAATATACTCACGCTTATGGAGTCGGCGAAAGCGAAGAAATTGTCGACCCTCCTTGGGTATTCGAGCGATTCGGCAGGAGGGCTGATGACGACAGATTTCGTATCGATGTCCGAAAGTACGTCCGTAGAATCCGCGATAACATATATAAAGAACGAGACGCGGGAGTTCGATACCGTGCCGTATATCTATGTAGTCGACGAAAAGAACCACCTTAAGGGGGCGACCACGGTAAGACGGCTTCTTTTTGCCGAGCCCAAAGATATTGTCATAAAGACGGTCTTCCAGAAGACGATATACGTCCATCTGAAAGACAGCGTAAAAGAGGTGGCTTACCTGATGGACAAGTATAAGGTCTCCGCGATCCCCGTCGTGGATGAGAAAGGGGTATTGCACGGCATAATCACCATGGATGATATACTGAGCCAGGTCATATCGATCGCCTGGAGAAAGAGGCCGAGGGCGGCGAAGGGGATATGA
- a CDS encoding DNA-binding protein: MNKGYRASGIGYRVFVLALISCSLQFTDCYAGTVTSSDLIEKAKELDGKPVQYKGEVVTAILNRGEYSWVNLNDGRNAVGVWARTADIEPVRFIGGYKRKGDILEVDGVFNRACPAHNGEMDIHAKAVKVIEKGEIIKEHLNKKRSALSFILFSLVLLTAFVFRKRV; this comes from the coding sequence ATGAATAAAGGGTATAGGGCATCGGGTATAGGGTATAGGGTATTTGTTCTTGCGCTTATATCCTGTAGCTTACAGTTTACGGATTGCTACGCCGGGACGGTCACGAGCAGCGATCTGATAGAGAAGGCGAAAGAACTTGACGGTAAACCGGTCCAATACAAGGGCGAAGTCGTGACTGCGATCCTGAACCGCGGGGAATATTCGTGGGTGAACCTGAACGACGGGCGCAATGCCGTAGGGGTATGGGCCAGGACGGCCGATATCGAGCCGGTCAGATTTATCGGCGGCTATAAACGCAAGGGAGACATCCTGGAGGTGGATGGCGTATTCAACCGCGCCTGCCCTGCCCATAACGGTGAGATGGATATCCACGCCAAGGCCGTCAAGGTCATCGAAAAAGGGGAGATAATAAAAGAACATCTGAATAAAAAGAGGTCCGCGCTCTCCTTCATATTGTTCTCGCTCGTCCTTTTGACGGCATTCGTATTCAGGAAAAGGGTATAA
- a CDS encoding TrkH family potassium uptake protein: MILRPALEDYKIIGYYLGKIVIGIGILMLIPFALALAYSEFEPAVDFLLGISVSILAGLIAVIVCYTKKDLSAMHAMVVASLSWLLAMFVSAIPLYLSGHFLSYLDACFEAMSGYATTGLSLVVDLDHMAYSHNLWRHLTMFIGGQGIVVIALTFLFKGTAGAFRVYVGEARDERILPNVIETARFIWLVSLVYLLLGSAALSVSGIMGGLKPSKAVFDSVCVFIAAFDTGGFTPQSQSILFYHNFPFEVITVSLMLLGSVNFALHYAVWTGNRRELYKNIEIVTLFISVVVTLSITAAALSEGAVYAGAMPFFKKTFYHLASAHTGTGYSTIYARQFVNEWGQFAMLGITIAMAIGGSVCSTTGAIKVLRIGIMYKALRQDIKKLMIPDSAVLIQKIHHIKDLILDDKHVRASAIILLSYINLYLFGTIAGMICGYPLSEASFESVSAAANVGLSCGITSPSMPAALKIVYMAQMWAGRLEFISIFVLGGMILAIFKGKK; this comes from the coding sequence ATGATCTTACGGCCGGCATTAGAGGACTACAAGATAATAGGGTATTACCTCGGGAAGATCGTCATCGGCATAGGTATCCTGATGCTGATACCTTTTGCCCTGGCTCTCGCATATTCCGAGTTCGAACCGGCGGTAGATTTTTTGCTCGGCATATCGGTCTCTATCCTGGCCGGCCTCATAGCGGTCATCGTATGCTACACGAAGAAGGACCTCTCCGCGATGCATGCCATGGTGGTAGCATCGCTTTCGTGGCTCCTGGCGATGTTCGTATCCGCGATACCCCTATACCTCAGCGGGCACTTCCTGTCTTATCTGGATGCCTGCTTCGAAGCGATGAGCGGTTACGCGACTACGGGATTGTCGCTTGTCGTCGACCTCGACCATATGGCATACTCTCACAATCTCTGGCGCCACCTCACCATGTTCATCGGCGGCCAGGGCATAGTCGTGATAGCGCTTACATTCCTATTTAAAGGGACCGCGGGGGCCTTCAGGGTCTATGTGGGCGAGGCGCGTGATGAGAGGATATTGCCGAACGTAATAGAGACGGCACGTTTCATATGGCTGGTGAGCCTTGTATATCTTCTGCTTGGGAGCGCCGCATTATCTGTCTCGGGTATAATGGGAGGCCTCAAGCCGTCGAAGGCCGTCTTCGATTCCGTATGCGTATTCATAGCGGCATTCGATACCGGAGGTTTCACGCCCCAGTCACAAAGCATCCTCTTCTATCATAACTTCCCGTTCGAGGTGATAACCGTATCTCTAATGCTTCTCGGCTCCGTTAATTTTGCGCTCCACTACGCGGTCTGGACCGGCAACAGGAGAGAGCTTTATAAGAATATAGAGATCGTGACGCTCTTCATAAGCGTGGTGGTGACGCTCTCTATCACCGCCGCCGCTCTTTCGGAGGGGGCGGTCTATGCCGGCGCCATGCCGTTCTTTAAAAAGACGTTCTACCATCTCGCATCGGCCCATACCGGGACAGGGTATTCCACCATATACGCGCGGCAGTTCGTGAACGAATGGGGCCAGTTCGCCATGCTGGGTATAACGATCGCTATGGCCATAGGTGGGAGCGTATGCTCCACGACCGGCGCCATAAAGGTGCTGAGGATAGGCATAATGTACAAGGCGCTGAGGCAGGACATAAAGAAGCTGATGATACCTGATAGCGCGGTACTCATACAGAAGATACACCACATAAAGGACCTCATCCTGGACGATAAGCATGTCAGGGCGTCTGCCATAATTTTACTTTCGTACATAAACTTATATCTATTCGGCACCATAGCCGGTATGATATGCGGCTATCCCTTGAGCGAGGCATCATTTGAATCGGTATCCGCGGCCGCAAATGTGGGTCTCTCCTGCGGTATAACATCACCTTCTATGCCGGCGGCCCTGAAGATCGTTTATATGGCCCAGATGTGGGCGGGACGTCTCGAGTTCATATCTATATTTGTGCTCGGCGGGATGATATTGGCTATATTTAAGGGGAAGAAATGA
- a CDS encoding TrkA family potassium uptake protein, which translates to MYIVIVGGGRVGFNLAQKLIQDKHAVAVIEKDKVQCEGMSQNLDALVIHGDGCEPRYLEDAEVGRADVVAAVTAEDEDNLIICQLAKEVFGVRRTVARVNNPKNERIFNELGVDVPVNSTTIIAKIIEEEASFEDFINLMTFKRGKLALVRVDLTSDSPVIDKCVKDVRVPENSVLVSVVRGESIIVPKGETVLRKGDDIIALTTIENEQQLLDSLVGKVKG; encoded by the coding sequence ATGTATATAGTCATAGTAGGCGGAGGGAGGGTAGGATTTAACCTGGCTCAAAAACTCATTCAGGATAAACACGCGGTAGCGGTGATAGAGAAGGATAAGGTGCAGTGCGAGGGTATGTCGCAGAACCTGGACGCGCTGGTGATCCATGGCGACGGCTGCGAACCGCGGTATCTGGAGGATGCCGAGGTGGGCAGGGCCGATGTCGTCGCCGCGGTGACGGCTGAAGACGAGGATAACCTGATAATCTGCCAGCTCGCCAAGGAGGTCTTCGGGGTGCGGCGCACCGTCGCGAGGGTGAATAACCCGAAGAATGAGCGCATATTTAATGAGCTCGGGGTAGACGTCCCGGTCAATTCCACGACCATAATAGCTAAGATAATAGAGGAGGAAGCGTCATTCGAGGATTTCATAAACCTGATGACGTTCAAGAGGGGTAAGCTGGCGCTTGTAAGGGTCGACCTGACGAGCGACTCGCCCGTGATAGACAAGTGCGTGAAAGACGTGCGGGTACCCGAAAATTCCGTCCTCGTCTCCGTCGTGAGGGGTGAGAGCATAATCGTGCCCAAGGGCGAGACGGTCCTGAGGAAGGGCGACGATATAATAGCCCTCACGACTATAGAAAATGAGCAGCAGCTCCTCGATTCCCTGGTAGGCAAGGTGAAAGGTTGA
- a CDS encoding TrkA family potassium uptake protein, with protein sequence MNIMIVGCGRVGSQLALLLSQEGHNVTIIDKSQDSFKRLGATFNGIAAVGNGFDEKLLKELKVDKQDAFVSVTSGDNTNLMASQIAKKIFKVPRVIARVYDPKRANIYRKLGLDTISGTVLVAAMIRDKIIENRFTSYLVETGELGVIEVPIDEHLKGRQVKELNMPDEFMVVTIERKKKVIIPQLETRLELNDKVMGVVRTTSLGKVKNTFKL encoded by the coding sequence ATGAACATAATGATCGTAGGTTGCGGCAGGGTGGGGTCACAGCTCGCGCTTCTGCTGTCGCAGGAAGGGCATAACGTCACCATAATAGACAAAAGCCAGGATTCGTTCAAGCGGCTCGGCGCGACCTTCAACGGTATAGCGGCTGTCGGGAACGGGTTTGACGAGAAGCTCCTCAAGGAACTTAAGGTAGATAAACAGGATGCCTTCGTATCCGTGACGAGCGGTGACAACACGAACCTGATGGCGAGCCAGATAGCGAAGAAGATATTCAAGGTGCCGAGGGTCATAGCGCGTGTCTATGACCCCAAGAGGGCGAACATATACCGCAAGCTGGGGCTCGATACCATAAGCGGGACGGTCCTCGTCGCGGCCATGATAAGGGATAAGATCATAGAGAACCGTTTCACAAGCTATCTCGTAGAGACCGGCGAGCTCGGTGTCATCGAGGTCCCTATAGACGAACATCTGAAGGGCAGACAGGTGAAGGAGCTCAATATGCCCGATGAATTTATGGTCGTTACGATCGAGCGCAAGAAGAAGGTCATCATCCCCCAGCTGGAGACGAGGCTGGAGCTGAATGACAAGGTGATGGGCGTGGTCAGGACGACGAGCCTCGGCAAGGTCAAAAATACGTTCAAATTATAG